GGCGCGCCGACGGGTCCCTGTCCTGCTCGCTCATCGATCCCCCGAATGATGACTGTGCGTGTTCACTCGAATCACGAGCGTAGCGGGGACCGGACGCGAAAGGACCGCGATGGCACCGCGCCGCGCCGTCCCGGCAGGGGACGGCGCGGCGCTCACATGCCCGAGGGCTTCTCGCTCACTCGCGCGGGGGCTCCGCGTTCAGCGGCTCACTTGCCGGACGCGGCGGCGGCCTCCACGACGGCGCGCAGGCCGCCGGGGTCCATGAACTGCGCGGAGTCGAGCTCCTGGCCGTCCAGGAAGACCGTGGGGGTGCCCTGGACGCCCCGCTCCTGGAGGGCGTAGGTCGTCATCTGGTCGACCTGGGGCTTCTTCTCCTCCTCACGGACGCACTTCTCGAAGTTCGCGTCCGTGACGCCGACGTTCTTGCCCCACTTCACCAGGTCGTCGTGCGAGAAGCCCTTCGCGCCCTCGGCGGGCTGGAACTTGAAGAGCGCCCTCTGGTAGGAGATCCACTTGTCGGCGGGGACGCACAGCGCCGCCGCCGCCGAGCGCAGCGAGTTGCTCTTGATCGGGTCGCGCTGCTGGCCGAACAGGTGGAACGGCCGGTAGACGACCTTCACCTTGCCCTGCTCCGCCAGTTCGAGGACCGTCTGGCCGGTGGCCGCCTCGAACTGCTTGCAGGCCGGGCACTGGAAGTCCTCGAAGATCTCCAGGACGGGCTTGGTCACGCCGGGCTGCGCCATCACGATGGACCCGTCGTCCTGCCGGCTCAGCGGGGCGAGGGGGCCCTCGTAGGCCTCGGCGGTTCCCTGCTTGCGCTGATGGTCGATGACGAGGACGGCGCAGACCACGATGACGGCCACGGCGACCACCGATCCGAGGACGATGGTGAGCAGCCGCCGCTGCCGCTGGCGCGCCGCCTGCCGTTTGCGCTCGGCGGCCAGGCGCTCTCTGGCTGACCGCTCTCGTGCGGCCTTGCTCATTGGTTCTCCTATGGATGGGATCCGCGCCGCCACCATGGGGCGCGGTCACGGTGAGGTTAGTCGACCTGACCGATTCGCCGGAATTCGTCGGCCAGGACGAGGAGGAACAGCAGGACGGTGACGACGTGCACCCCGGTGCACCACAGGCAGATCTTGTGGAGCAGCACGAGTTCCACGGTGACGAGGTAGACGACGAACAGCACGCCGACCACGGTGCTCGCCAGCCGGCCCCACCGCAGCGGAGCCCAGGCCGACCGCAGCGCCCACGGGGTGATGAGCGCGCCGAACCCGAGGAAGAACGCCAGCCCCAGCAGCGGCATGGGGATCCCGAGGAGGGTGGAGTACTCGCTGGTCGTGACCGCGTGGCAGTCCACGGTCTGCGACGCGGAGCACACCAGGGCGCTCTCGTCGTAGTGCGTCACCGTCAGGTATCCGGAGATCCCGAGGCCGACGACGGTCAGCACCCACGCCGGAATCAGGAACCATGCCGGCGGGGGCGACGGCGTCGCCTTCTCGGTCCGGCTCTCGGCCGTCATCTCTTGCGTCATCGTGATCCTTCCGAGACCGCCTCACCCGGCGAACACACACCCTACGGGACGGCGGGGGCGTCACGGCGCGAACCTTGCGCCCCGGGGGACATCGGTTGCGCGGGAGGGAACGCGCCGGGGCCGCGGGCGCGCCGTCAGCGGCCGGCGCGGATCCCCTCGGCCATCTCCTCGGCGAGCGCGCGGACGCCGGCGAGCCCGGACGCGAGGTCGGGCGCGTCCAGCATGCGGCGGATGAACGCCGAGCCGACGATGACGCCGTCGGCGAACCCCGCGACCTCCGCGGCCTGGGCGCCGTTGGAGATGCCGAGCCCCAGCCCGACCGGCAGGCCGGAGCCGCCCTTGTCGATGATCGCCCGGGTGCGCTCCACCAGGCGCGGCGCGCCGGTGTCGACGGCGGAGCGGGTGCCGGTGACGCCCATCACCGACGCGGCGTACACGAACCCGCGGCACACCCCGGTGATCTTCTCGATGCGCTCGTCGGTGGAGCTGAGCGCGACGAGGAACACGCGGTCCAGGTCGTGGGCGTCGGACGCCTCCAGCCACGCGCCGCCCTCCTCGGGCGTCAGGTCCGGGGTGATCAGCCCGGCGCCGCCGGCGGAGGCCAGGTCGCGGGCGAACGCGTCGACGCCGTAGCGGTCGACGGGGTTCCAGTACGTCATGACGAGGGTCGGGGCGCCGGTGGCGGCCACGGCCTCGACCGTCCGGAACACGTCGGCGACGCGGATGCCGCCGACGAGCGCCCGGTGGACGGCGTCCTGGACGGTGGGGCCGTCCATCAGCGGGTCGGTGTAGGGCAGGCCGATCTCGATGACGTCGCAGCCCGCGTCCACCATCGTCTTCGCCATCTCGACGGCGCCGTCGTAGGTGGGGAACCCGGCGGGCAGGTAGCCGACGAGCGCGGCGCGCCCCTCGGCCCTGGCCTTGTCGTAGGCGGTCCGGACGCTCACTTCTCCTCCTCCTCGGGCATCAGGCCGAAGAAGGTGGCGGCCGTGTGCATGTCCTTGTCGCCGCGGCCCGACAGGCACACGACGATCGTCGCGTCCGGGCCGAGCTCCGCGCCGACCTTCAGCGCGCCGGCGAGCGCGTGCGCGGACTCGATCGCCGGGATGATGCCCTCGGTGCGGCACAGCAGCGAGAACGCCTCCATCGCCTCGG
The sequence above is drawn from the Actinomadura hallensis genome and encodes:
- a CDS encoding DsbA family protein; protein product: MSKAARERSARERLAAERKRQAARQRQRRLLTIVLGSVVAVAVIVVCAVLVIDHQRKQGTAEAYEGPLAPLSRQDDGSIVMAQPGVTKPVLEIFEDFQCPACKQFEAATGQTVLELAEQGKVKVVYRPFHLFGQQRDPIKSNSLRSAAAALCVPADKWISYQRALFKFQPAEGAKGFSHDDLVKWGKNVGVTDANFEKCVREEEKKPQVDQMTTYALQERGVQGTPTVFLDGQELDSAQFMDPGGLRAVVEAAAASGK
- a CDS encoding vitamin K epoxide reductase family protein, which produces MTQEMTAESRTEKATPSPPPAWFLIPAWVLTVVGLGISGYLTVTHYDESALVCSASQTVDCHAVTTSEYSTLLGIPMPLLGLAFFLGFGALITPWALRSAWAPLRWGRLASTVVGVLFVVYLVTVELVLLHKICLWCTGVHVVTVLLFLLVLADEFRRIGQVD
- the trpA gene encoding tryptophan synthase subunit alpha produces the protein MSVRTAYDKARAEGRAALVGYLPAGFPTYDGAVEMAKTMVDAGCDVIEIGLPYTDPLMDGPTVQDAVHRALVGGIRVADVFRTVEAVAATGAPTLVMTYWNPVDRYGVDAFARDLASAGGAGLITPDLTPEEGGAWLEASDAHDLDRVFLVALSSTDERIEKITGVCRGFVYAASVMGVTGTRSAVDTGAPRLVERTRAIIDKGGSGLPVGLGLGISNGAQAAEVAGFADGVIVGSAFIRRMLDAPDLASGLAGVRALAEEMAEGIRAGR